A region from the Streptosporangium sp. NBC_01756 genome encodes:
- a CDS encoding bifunctional glycosyltransferase/CDP-glycerol:glycerophosphate glycerophosphotransferase: MINSPDCSVVVITYNDAARLPRAVRSALGQTLRNIEVIISDDGSTDGTDRVARELQREDARVRYLRADVNSGGCGGPRNRGAAAARAPYVMFLDSDDRLPRHACKSMVLEIERTGADFVTGQISRLYEWNGRTKGYYPDLFARRRTVEGIAREPELFLDSFSTNKLYPAELLRRLPFREDLHYEDHVFTTELYCAARRFAVVPWTVYLWHRSQERDETRLSISLSIREMDNVRQRIKAARLSDGILRENGLADLVPQRQRRFLRQDLRVYLNPLPSRDPMWAEEFSALVRPYLEELDPEAFTSVEPLVRVCCGLILNGRADELVVASRSLSGPKAAPRSAVQEDGRTYWGTSPAEKMDITALRMAELPYTAARLRHEAAFTGEGTRVTLTIRTYDPFGVLAANPGWSAFLRFKDHRVLLAPCEQDDGSHLSEATVDLATLRHGRYGPLGFDGRYAPLVEIVRADGRATTDALLVEPAAQPFSARVPGQRVTVMAEGTAAYLRVRWQRRNLLRPVPRLGRIVRGAIRRAGRPEVKLRVYKGLLRIVPPRQDLVLFEADAGAGYTGNPRYVYEELRRRRAPLDMVWSVARNRRNFPADARLVRRMSWRHLWTMARAGYWVDSHGMPLAYPKPARTRYLQTWHGQGIKSVGFNSPDLRADFPGPRAQWRAAVARWDTLVAPSAEFERVFLPSHGYEGPLLRYGSPRCDVLVHGDDEAVRRAKDRLEIPPGRRVLLYAPTYRDRTRSSGRSIRADLDMMAEALAGEWVLILRPHPVERYEVPQHLRHFVRQAGDYPEVNDLMLASDALLTDYSSLMCDYAITGRPMLFLIDDWDEYRAVERGVYHDLPAIAPGPCLTTTEELIEALRDLDEVAASFAAAYIEFRRTWCAREKGHASAKVTDAFFGGVRDRPPTRVTSPVTARRPIRLPAPVAARRPDGSPTPDGPLAPDGPLAPDGPR; encoded by the coding sequence GTGATCAATAGCCCTGACTGCAGCGTGGTGGTCATCACCTACAACGACGCCGCACGGCTGCCCAGGGCTGTGCGGTCCGCGCTGGGGCAGACGCTGCGGAACATCGAGGTGATCATTTCGGACGACGGGAGCACCGACGGCACCGACCGGGTCGCCCGGGAGCTCCAGCGGGAGGACGCCCGGGTCCGCTACCTGCGCGCCGACGTCAACAGCGGGGGTTGCGGAGGGCCGCGCAACCGGGGGGCGGCGGCGGCCCGCGCGCCGTACGTCATGTTCCTGGACAGTGACGACCGGCTGCCCAGGCACGCCTGCAAGAGCATGGTGCTGGAGATCGAGCGGACCGGCGCCGACTTCGTCACCGGCCAGATCTCCCGGCTGTACGAGTGGAACGGCAGGACGAAGGGCTACTACCCCGACCTGTTCGCCCGGCGCAGGACCGTCGAGGGGATCGCGCGGGAGCCCGAACTGTTCCTCGACTCCTTCAGCACCAACAAGCTCTACCCGGCCGAGCTGCTGCGCCGGCTGCCCTTCCGGGAGGATCTGCACTACGAGGACCACGTCTTCACCACCGAGCTGTACTGCGCCGCACGGCGGTTCGCCGTGGTGCCGTGGACCGTCTACCTGTGGCACCGGTCTCAGGAGAGGGACGAGACCCGGCTGTCCATCTCGCTGAGCATCAGGGAGATGGACAACGTCCGGCAGCGGATCAAGGCGGCCCGGCTGAGCGACGGCATCCTGCGCGAGAACGGCCTCGCCGACCTGGTGCCCCAGCGCCAGCGCCGCTTCCTCCGCCAGGACCTGCGGGTCTACCTGAACCCGCTGCCCTCGCGTGACCCGATGTGGGCCGAGGAGTTCTCCGCCCTGGTCCGCCCCTACCTGGAGGAGCTCGACCCGGAGGCCTTCACCTCCGTCGAGCCGCTCGTCCGGGTCTGCTGCGGCCTGATCCTGAACGGCCGCGCGGACGAGCTCGTGGTCGCCTCCCGGTCGCTGAGCGGGCCGAAGGCCGCTCCGCGCTCCGCCGTACAGGAGGACGGGCGGACCTACTGGGGCACCTCCCCCGCCGAGAAGATGGACATCACCGCGCTGCGGATGGCCGAACTGCCCTACACCGCGGCCCGGCTCCGCCACGAGGCCGCCTTCACCGGCGAGGGCACCCGGGTCACCCTGACGATCAGGACCTACGACCCCTTCGGGGTGCTCGCCGCCAACCCCGGCTGGAGTGCGTTCCTGCGGTTCAAGGACCACCGGGTACTGCTGGCACCGTGCGAACAGGACGACGGAAGCCACCTGAGCGAGGCGACCGTCGACCTCGCCACGCTCAGGCACGGCCGTTACGGCCCGCTGGGCTTCGACGGCCGGTACGCCCCACTGGTCGAGATCGTCCGCGCCGACGGGCGGGCGACCACCGACGCGCTGCTCGTCGAACCGGCCGCCCAACCGTTCAGCGCCCGCGTCCCCGGCCAGCGGGTCACCGTCATGGCGGAGGGGACGGCGGCGTACCTGCGGGTGCGGTGGCAGCGCCGGAACCTGCTCCGTCCCGTCCCCCGGCTGGGGCGGATCGTCCGCGGGGCGATCAGGCGGGCCGGCCGGCCGGAGGTGAAGCTCCGCGTCTACAAGGGGCTGCTCAGGATCGTGCCGCCCCGACAGGATCTGGTGCTCTTCGAAGCCGACGCCGGCGCCGGTTACACCGGGAACCCCCGCTACGTCTACGAGGAGCTCAGGCGGCGCCGGGCACCTCTCGACATGGTCTGGTCCGTCGCCCGGAACCGGCGGAACTTCCCCGCGGACGCCAGGCTGGTGCGGCGGATGAGCTGGCGCCACCTGTGGACCATGGCCAGGGCCGGCTACTGGGTGGACAGCCACGGCATGCCGCTGGCCTATCCCAAACCGGCCCGGACCCGCTACCTGCAGACCTGGCACGGTCAGGGCATCAAGTCGGTCGGTTTCAACTCGCCGGACCTGCGGGCCGACTTCCCCGGTCCGCGGGCGCAGTGGCGGGCGGCGGTCGCGCGATGGGACACGCTGGTCGCGCCCAGCGCCGAGTTCGAACGGGTCTTCCTGCCCTCCCACGGATACGAGGGACCGCTGCTGCGGTACGGCTCGCCCCGGTGCGACGTGCTCGTCCACGGGGACGACGAGGCGGTACGGCGGGCGAAGGACCGGCTGGAGATCCCCCCGGGCCGCAGGGTGCTGCTCTACGCGCCCACCTACCGGGACCGGACCAGGTCATCCGGGCGGTCGATCCGGGCCGACCTGGACATGATGGCCGAGGCGCTCGCCGGCGAGTGGGTGCTGATCCTCCGGCCGCACCCGGTCGAACGCTACGAGGTGCCGCAGCACCTGCGGCACTTCGTCCGCCAGGCCGGCGACTATCCCGAGGTCAACGACCTGATGCTGGCCTCCGACGCGCTGCTGACCGACTACTCCTCGCTGATGTGCGACTACGCGATCACCGGCCGGCCGATGCTGTTCCTGATCGACGACTGGGACGAGTACCGCGCGGTCGAGCGGGGTGTCTACCACGACCTGCCGGCGATCGCCCCCGGCCCCTGCCTGACCACCACGGAGGAACTCATCGAGGCGCTGCGCGACCTCGACGAGGTGGCCGCGTCGTTCGCCGCCGCGTACATCGAGTTCCGCAGGACGTGGTGCGCCCGGGAGAAGGGACACGCCTCGGCGAAGGTGACGGACGCCTTCTTCGGCGGGGTGCGGGACCGGCCCCCCACGCGGGTCACCTCACCCGTCACCGCACGGCGGCCGATCCGGCTGCCCGCGCCCGTCGCCGCGCGGCGGCCGGACGGGTCGCCCACGCCGGACGGGCCGCTCGCACCGGACGGGCCGCTCGCGCCGGACGGGCCGCGGTGA
- a CDS encoding ice-binding family protein, with the protein MALGTAANFAVLAGKAVTNTGATVVTGDLGVSPGALVTGFPPGTKSGSTHAADAVAAQAQTDLTTAYNDAAARTPATVVPTQLGGTTVTPGLYKSTGGTFQITGDLTLDAQGDPDAVFIFQTTSTLTAATASTVTLTGDAQECNVFWKVGSSASLGTNSDLTGNILALNSISTGGGATVKGRALARNGIITLNRSTITQSFCQSPSSATPAPGTP; encoded by the coding sequence GTGGCGCTCGGCACGGCTGCGAACTTCGCGGTGCTGGCCGGGAAAGCGGTCACGAACACCGGCGCCACCGTCGTCACCGGGGACCTCGGAGTGAGCCCGGGCGCGCTGGTGACCGGATTCCCGCCCGGCACCAAGAGCGGCAGCACGCACGCGGCCGACGCCGTCGCCGCTCAGGCCCAGACCGACCTGACCACCGCCTACAACGATGCCGCCGCCCGGACTCCTGCCACCGTCGTGCCGACGCAGCTCGGCGGGACCACCGTGACGCCAGGCCTCTACAAGTCCACCGGCGGCACCTTCCAGATCACCGGAGACCTGACGCTCGACGCGCAGGGAGACCCGGACGCGGTCTTCATCTTCCAGACGACCTCCACCCTCACCGCCGCAACCGCCAGCACGGTGACTCTCACCGGGGACGCCCAGGAGTGCAACGTCTTCTGGAAAGTCGGCAGCTCGGCCTCGCTGGGAACGAACTCCGATCTCACCGGAAACATCCTCGCGCTGAACTCGATCTCCACAGGCGGCGGCGCGACCGTGAAGGGCCGCGCCCTGGCCCGTAACGGCATCATCACCCTGAACAGGAGCACCATCACGCAGTCCTTCTGTCAGAGTCCGTCGAGCGCCACGCCGGCCCCGGGCACGCCGTAG
- a CDS encoding SRPBCC family protein, giving the protein MAMRFEHEFTVPVPVEQAWSVLLDVERVAPCLPGAAVDTVDGDSFTGRMKVKVGPITVTYLGDAAFEDVDKDAHVLTIRASGKESRGAGTAGATVTARLHPAGADTRVTVETSFSVTGRPAQFGRGVMAEVGGKLIDRFAANLAELLRENPGLSGLPSLVPVQGTAEQITEGAEETARPQDATDSEGEDFGEYDELFEKNEPVRHLTAVPSSPEVVMTEKTRGLDAHPAGTSRTSLTPEEEALDLMEIAGIPLLKRAAPVAAGLAGLVLAGWLIRRTLRRN; this is encoded by the coding sequence ATGGCGATGCGATTCGAGCACGAGTTCACGGTTCCGGTGCCGGTCGAGCAGGCGTGGTCGGTGCTGCTCGACGTCGAACGGGTCGCGCCCTGCCTGCCGGGGGCCGCCGTCGACACAGTGGACGGCGACTCCTTCACCGGCCGGATGAAGGTCAAGGTCGGGCCGATCACGGTGACCTACCTGGGTGACGCCGCGTTCGAGGATGTGGACAAGGACGCACACGTCCTGACCATCAGGGCCTCCGGTAAGGAGTCGCGGGGAGCGGGCACCGCCGGTGCCACGGTCACCGCGCGGCTGCACCCGGCCGGCGCGGACACCCGGGTCACGGTCGAGACCTCCTTCAGCGTGACCGGCCGCCCGGCCCAGTTCGGCCGGGGCGTGATGGCCGAGGTCGGCGGCAAGCTGATCGACAGGTTCGCGGCCAACCTCGCCGAGCTGCTCAGGGAGAACCCGGGCCTCTCGGGCCTTCCCTCACTGGTCCCCGTGCAGGGCACGGCCGAGCAGATCACCGAGGGCGCGGAGGAAACCGCGAGGCCGCAGGACGCCACCGACTCGGAGGGGGAGGACTTCGGCGAGTACGACGAGCTCTTCGAGAAGAACGAGCCGGTCCGTCACCTCACCGCCGTCCCGTCCTCCCCGGAGGTGGTCATGACGGAGAAGACCCGTGGCCTCGACGCCCACCCGGCCGGCACCTCCCGCACCTCGCTCACCCCCGAGGAGGAGGCCCTCGACCTCATGGAGATCGCGGGCATCCCCCTGCTCAAGCGCGCCGCCCCGGTGGCCGCCGGCCTGGCCGGGCTCGTGCTGGCCGGCTGGCTGATCCGCCGCACCCTGCGCCGCAACTGA
- a CDS encoding alpha/beta hydrolase: MADGSSGMEASYRKVATAIPAPISQKITLYPAEDRFFGPRPAVLVLPGGGFRELPPHEGEGYARWLSGLGIHAFVLSYRLLPDRFPAPLEDARAGLDHIRDGDHGLDVGRVGVIGSSAGGQLAGLLMTGQVLSIEEGVADPPRPDFAILAYALADLDLLPPPVVENLLGDLLPIKDELSPAKHVDASVCPTFVWATAQDPPGLPNALEWTRALAAAAVPVELHVYPGGSHGIGLADGVEYGGEPHKFIAREPHTASWTTACAAWLRREGVLAD, encoded by the coding sequence ATGGCGGATGGCTCGTCAGGCATGGAGGCGTCGTATCGAAAGGTAGCTACGGCCATTCCCGCCCCAATTTCACAGAAGATCACGCTTTACCCCGCCGAGGACCGGTTCTTCGGCCCTCGACCCGCCGTCCTCGTCCTGCCCGGCGGCGGCTTCCGGGAACTTCCACCGCACGAGGGCGAAGGCTACGCGCGCTGGCTGTCCGGCCTCGGCATCCACGCCTTCGTCCTTTCCTACCGGCTGCTGCCGGACCGGTTCCCGGCCCCGCTCGAAGACGCCCGGGCCGGGTTGGACCACATCCGCGACGGTGACCACGGCCTCGACGTCGGCCGGGTCGGCGTTATCGGATCAAGTGCGGGCGGCCAACTCGCCGGCCTGCTCATGACCGGCCAGGTTCTGTCCATCGAGGAGGGCGTCGCCGACCCGCCCCGACCGGACTTCGCGATCCTGGCCTATGCGCTGGCCGACCTCGACCTGCTGCCGCCGCCGGTGGTCGAGAACCTGCTGGGTGACCTGCTGCCCATCAAGGACGAGCTATCCCCGGCCAAGCATGTGGACGCGTCGGTGTGTCCGACTTTCGTATGGGCCACCGCTCAGGACCCGCCGGGCTTGCCCAACGCGCTGGAGTGGACCCGGGCGCTGGCGGCCGCCGCGGTACCGGTGGAGTTGCACGTCTACCCGGGCGGCAGCCACGGCATCGGCCTCGCCGACGGCGTGGAATACGGCGGCGAGCCGCATAAATTCATTGCGCGCGAGCCGCACACCGCGTCCTGGACGACCGCGTGCGCCGCCTGGCTGCGACGGGAGGGCGTCCTTGCCGACTGA
- a CDS encoding TetR/AcrR family transcriptional regulator, with product MTTPRKISSNAARRSEASRRAILTAAFDLVHEVGYAKLSIEGIAARAGVGKQTIYRWWPSKGTVLFDAFLMLSGEPDGEAALPDTGDLEADLKTVLRATVAELNDPRYDEPLRALNTEIAHDPELAAAYVERLDGPMKELKKQRLRGAQRAGQLARDLDLDVAVEMLWGPLLNRWLQRSGPLTPEYADTIVETALNGLLPRR from the coding sequence ATGACGACACCTCGCAAGATCTCCTCCAACGCGGCCCGCCGCAGCGAAGCCTCCCGGCGGGCCATCCTCACCGCAGCGTTCGACCTGGTCCACGAGGTTGGATACGCCAAGCTGAGCATCGAGGGCATCGCCGCGCGGGCCGGTGTCGGCAAGCAGACGATCTACCGCTGGTGGCCCTCCAAGGGAACAGTGCTCTTCGACGCCTTCCTCATGCTCAGCGGCGAACCGGACGGCGAGGCCGCCCTACCCGACACCGGAGACCTGGAGGCCGACCTGAAGACGGTCCTGCGCGCCACGGTCGCGGAGTTGAACGATCCGCGCTACGACGAGCCGCTGCGCGCCCTCAACACCGAGATCGCGCACGATCCGGAGCTGGCCGCCGCCTACGTCGAACGGCTGGACGGACCGATGAAGGAGCTCAAGAAACAACGACTGCGCGGCGCCCAGCGGGCCGGGCAACTGGCCAGGGACCTCGACCTCGACGTGGCCGTCGAGATGCTGTGGGGCCCACTGCTCAACCGATGGCTGCAGCGCAGCGGACCGCTCACCCCCGAATACGCCGACACCATCGTCGAGACCGCCCTCAACGGACTACTCCCACGCCGGTGA
- a CDS encoding CU044_5270 family protein, with protein sequence MNEFKIIDRVMPDVPPSDPGRAAEARARVLNGGRRRRVSAWTGVLVASAATVAVIGAIAVVPRLGGGPVATVTQTSAEEVLSAAADRLARRQEATGGRYWRREMEQVYRQRISVGGREFVAEDRVKDVLWNGIDRNKVTVVSGLDTRPFTAADRAEWEKAGSPRLCGSDTDCQNDMIPMGKTRYLVSSEKEGLEQSTLELSVRELLDLPHDPAELKVKLLSYWPAEREAMKDTQSRSPTQVKLPERDYWLWGLGERLLLDAPTTPGTRAAVYHMLAGLPGVRITDEIRDIEGRVGVAILRGGANGEGEEQIVIDRETGDLLATQDVLPVPTADQGNIPPGIVYMSQVIKKLGWTDDRPVIPEGCGPDQKGECLR encoded by the coding sequence ATGAACGAGTTCAAGATCATTGACCGGGTGATGCCAGATGTTCCGCCCTCCGACCCCGGGAGGGCCGCCGAGGCCAGGGCCAGGGTGCTGAACGGCGGGCGGCGCCGGCGGGTCTCCGCGTGGACGGGGGTCCTGGTCGCGTCGGCCGCGACCGTCGCCGTGATCGGCGCGATCGCGGTCGTCCCCAGGCTGGGGGGCGGCCCGGTCGCCACGGTGACCCAGACGAGTGCCGAGGAGGTGCTCTCCGCCGCCGCCGACCGGCTGGCCCGGCGGCAGGAGGCGACCGGCGGCCGATACTGGCGTAGAGAGATGGAACAGGTCTACCGGCAACGGATCAGCGTCGGGGGACGCGAGTTCGTCGCCGAGGACCGCGTCAAGGATGTCCTGTGGAACGGGATCGACCGGAACAAGGTCACAGTGGTCAGCGGGCTCGACACCCGGCCCTTCACCGCCGCCGACAGGGCCGAGTGGGAGAAGGCGGGCTCGCCCCGGCTCTGCGGATCGGACACCGACTGCCAGAACGACATGATTCCCATGGGGAAGACCCGGTATCTCGTCAGCAGCGAGAAAGAGGGCCTCGAACAGTCGACCTTGGAGTTGAGCGTGAGGGAGCTCCTTGACCTGCCACACGACCCGGCGGAGCTTAAGGTGAAACTGCTGTCGTACTGGCCCGCCGAGCGGGAGGCCATGAAGGACACGCAATCCAGGTCCCCGACGCAGGTGAAGCTCCCCGAGCGGGACTACTGGCTGTGGGGGCTGGGCGAGCGTCTCCTCCTGGACGCCCCGACCACCCCGGGAACCCGGGCGGCCGTGTATCACATGCTCGCCGGACTCCCCGGAGTGCGGATCACGGACGAGATCCGCGACATCGAAGGGCGGGTGGGGGTGGCCATCCTGCGCGGAGGAGCCAACGGCGAGGGGGAGGAGCAGATCGTCATCGACCGGGAGACCGGCGACCTGCTGGCGACCCAGGACGTGCTGCCCGTCCCGACCGCCGACCAGGGGAACATCCCGCCGGGCATCGTTTACATGTCCCAGGTGATCAAGAAGCTCGGCTGGACCGACGACCGACCTGTCATCCCCGAGGGCTGCGGGCCGGACCAGAAGGGGGAGTGCCTGCGCTGA
- a CDS encoding RNA polymerase sigma factor gives MIAVPDTASVVDPERFGTVFDAHYEEIRRYIGRRLDLDVAEDLAAETFLIAFRRRDRFDPARGGVRPWLYGIATNLIGRHRRAELRRYRALARTGPPPDDDGHDQRVVDRVMAGVTVGRLSGALARLSKGERDVVLLVAYGGLTYEEVAEALGVAYGTVASRLSRARTKLHKSLGVEV, from the coding sequence ATGATCGCTGTCCCTGACACCGCCTCGGTCGTCGATCCCGAGCGGTTCGGCACCGTCTTCGACGCGCACTACGAGGAGATCCGCCGCTACATCGGACGGCGGCTCGACCTCGACGTCGCCGAGGACCTGGCCGCCGAGACCTTCTTGATCGCGTTCCGCCGACGCGACCGGTTCGACCCCGCGCGGGGCGGAGTCCGGCCCTGGTTGTACGGCATCGCCACCAACCTGATCGGCCGCCACCGCAGGGCCGAGCTGCGCCGCTACCGGGCGCTGGCCAGAACGGGGCCGCCACCCGACGACGACGGCCACGACCAGCGGGTCGTCGACCGCGTCATGGCGGGGGTGACGGTCGGCCGGCTCTCGGGGGCGCTGGCACGGCTGTCCAAGGGCGAGCGCGACGTGGTGCTGCTCGTCGCCTACGGCGGGCTGACCTACGAGGAGGTCGCCGAGGCGCTCGGGGTCGCCTACGGCACCGTCGCCTCCCGGCTCAGCCGGGCCAGGACCAAGCTGCACAAGTCACTGGGAGTGGAGGTCTGA
- a CDS encoding VOC family protein — translation MRISTSTLSLTVNDVDASSDFFTTHLGYRQAMAADGFASLTRDDAAVDIVLLRRGTEVLPTEQRDQHASGLILAFTLTDLETEEKRLRAEGVAITMPLREEPWGERLFQITDPNGIVIQFVEWAAPADALTPNRAPTH, via the coding sequence ATGCGCATCAGTACTTCCACCCTGTCGCTCACCGTCAACGACGTGGACGCCTCCAGCGACTTCTTCACCACCCACCTCGGTTACCGGCAGGCCATGGCGGCGGACGGGTTCGCCTCCCTCACCCGCGACGACGCGGCTGTCGACATCGTCCTGCTACGGCGCGGCACCGAGGTCCTGCCGACCGAGCAGCGTGACCAGCACGCCTCCGGCCTCATCCTGGCCTTCACCCTCACCGACCTCGAAACCGAGGAGAAGCGTCTGCGCGCCGAAGGAGTTGCCATCACCATGCCGCTACGCGAAGAGCCCTGGGGGGAGCGGCTCTTTCAGATCACCGACCCCAACGGCATCGTGATCCAGTTCGTCGAGTGGGCAGCGCCCGCCGATGCGCTCACCCCCAATCGCGCCCCAACTCATTAG
- a CDS encoding hemerythrin domain-containing protein, producing the protein MPTDRVTAWGGELQRVHGKLRNALALARAGLDGGDPADATTDLLLFCHGFCAALSGHHRAEDGSLFPELVRARPDLAPVVAKLTQDHNMIEHLIGELRKAVADSTDPEVAHRHLDGIEAVMETHFKYEEKQLGAVLDGMDADFDRTEIFGPIS; encoded by the coding sequence TTGCCGACTGACCGCGTTACCGCCTGGGGCGGAGAACTGCAGCGGGTGCACGGCAAGCTGCGCAATGCGTTGGCACTGGCGCGCGCGGGACTGGACGGCGGCGACCCCGCCGACGCCACTACCGACCTGCTGTTGTTCTGCCACGGGTTCTGCGCCGCCCTGTCCGGCCACCATCGCGCCGAGGACGGTTCGCTGTTCCCGGAACTGGTACGGGCGCGACCCGACCTGGCGCCGGTGGTCGCGAAGCTGACTCAGGACCACAACATGATCGAGCACCTCATCGGTGAATTGCGGAAGGCGGTGGCCGACTCGACCGACCCGGAGGTGGCACACCGTCACCTGGACGGGATCGAGGCGGTCATGGAGACGCACTTCAAGTACGAGGAGAAGCAACTGGGAGCGGTGCTGGACGGCATGGACGCCGACTTCGATCGCACCGAGATCTTCGGCCCGATCAGCTGA
- a CDS encoding CynX/NimT family MFS transporter, producing the protein MSFERHVPDQVGAPGPGPEGEDAAGSGPQDRGAALSGGVLLAVAVALTALNLRPAITSVGPLLDEIRDSLGASATWAGLLTTVPVLCFAAGGLAAPVLARRAGMRAAVGVALGLLACGLVSRVADGPFTVLGGTLLAAAGIAFAGVLVPVVIRNSFPARIGMMTGIYTAALQGGATLGFALTPPLDAGLGGWRPALAGWAVLAALALMVWLVATGRGRLHAVTVENAGKPGRSLLRSPLAWTITVFFGLQSLLAFVVMGWLPQVLMDAGVSRGDSGLLLSLLSVMALPISLVVPPLAARRGLSGWIVGLGVCGLAGLFGLLLAPSAVPLLWTVLLGLGMSVFSLALVTIALRARTAQDTAQLSGMAQGFGYLIAGAGPFLFGMLHDVTGDWTVPFVMLIGVLAVQIVVGAFAGRPRYV; encoded by the coding sequence ATGTCTTTCGAACGCCATGTTCCCGACCAGGTCGGCGCACCCGGTCCCGGGCCCGAGGGGGAGGACGCCGCCGGATCCGGCCCGCAGGATCGCGGTGCGGCGCTGTCCGGCGGCGTCCTGCTCGCGGTCGCGGTGGCGCTCACCGCGTTGAACCTGCGGCCGGCGATCACCAGCGTCGGTCCGCTGCTCGACGAGATACGCGACTCCCTCGGCGCCTCCGCGACCTGGGCCGGACTGCTCACCACGGTCCCCGTCCTGTGTTTCGCCGCAGGCGGACTGGCCGCCCCGGTGCTGGCCCGCCGCGCCGGGATGCGGGCCGCCGTCGGCGTCGCACTCGGCCTGCTGGCCTGCGGGCTCGTGTCGCGCGTGGCGGACGGCCCGTTCACCGTGCTCGGCGGCACCCTGCTCGCCGCCGCCGGGATCGCCTTCGCCGGCGTGCTGGTCCCGGTGGTGATCAGGAATTCCTTCCCGGCCAGGATCGGGATGATGACCGGGATCTACACCGCCGCACTGCAGGGCGGCGCCACGCTCGGCTTCGCGCTCACCCCTCCGCTGGACGCCGGGCTCGGCGGGTGGCGGCCCGCGCTGGCCGGTTGGGCCGTGCTCGCCGCGCTGGCCCTGATGGTCTGGCTGGTCGCCACCGGGCGCGGCAGGCTGCACGCCGTCACGGTCGAGAACGCCGGCAAGCCGGGCAGGTCCCTGTTGCGCAGCCCGCTGGCCTGGACCATCACGGTGTTCTTCGGCCTGCAGTCGTTGCTGGCCTTCGTGGTGATGGGCTGGCTGCCGCAGGTGCTGATGGACGCCGGGGTCAGCCGCGGCGATTCGGGGCTGCTGCTGAGCCTGCTGTCGGTGATGGCGCTGCCGATCAGTCTGGTGGTCCCGCCGCTCGCGGCCCGTCGGGGCCTCAGCGGATGGATCGTGGGGCTCGGCGTGTGCGGGCTGGCCGGCCTGTTCGGGTTGCTGCTCGCGCCGTCCGCCGTACCGCTGCTGTGGACCGTCCTGCTCGGTCTCGGGATGAGCGTCTTCTCCCTGGCCCTGGTCACCATCGCGCTGCGGGCGCGCACCGCTCAGGACACCGCGCAACTCTCGGGGATGGCACAGGGGTTCGGTTATCTGATCGCCGGGGCGGGTCCGTTCCTGTTCGGCATGCTGCACGACGTGACCGGCGATTGGACCGTGCCCTTCGTCATGCTGATCGGCGTGCTCGCGGTGCAGATCGTCGTCGGGGCGTTCGCCGGGCGCCCGCGTTACGTCTGA
- a CDS encoding SDR family oxidoreductase translates to MRTPATTPSRTWFITGAGRGLGRAFTLAALERGDRVVAAARTIAPQDFDDRYGDRLLVLPLDVTDRAAVFAAVATAVEHFGRLDVVVNNAGIMSSGMIEEFTEAEARAQMEVNLFGAMWVCQAVLPHLRAQGSGHIVQISSIAALGGFPTTGMYSASKFALEGMSEALAMEAAQFGVKLTIVQPGGYWTDLYTSMTSTTPSEPYSPLRAELEKQWAEGSIDSEPHLAAEAVLKLVDSEDPPLRLLLGSMVYDLAFDISRRRMDTWTGWEQVSRAAEHAVLAPGTTG, encoded by the coding sequence ATGCGCACCCCAGCCACCACCCCCTCGCGCACCTGGTTCATCACCGGCGCCGGCCGCGGCCTGGGCCGCGCGTTCACCCTGGCCGCGCTGGAGCGCGGCGATCGAGTGGTCGCCGCCGCCCGCACCATCGCGCCGCAAGACTTCGACGACCGCTACGGAGACCGGCTGCTGGTCCTTCCCTTGGACGTGACCGACCGCGCCGCGGTGTTCGCCGCCGTGGCCACCGCCGTCGAGCACTTCGGTCGACTGGACGTCGTGGTGAACAACGCCGGGATCATGTCCTCGGGCATGATCGAGGAGTTCACCGAAGCCGAGGCCCGCGCTCAGATGGAGGTCAACCTCTTCGGGGCGATGTGGGTCTGCCAGGCCGTATTGCCGCACCTGCGCGCACAGGGCTCGGGCCACATCGTGCAGATCTCCAGCATCGCCGCCCTCGGCGGCTTCCCGACCACCGGGATGTACAGCGCGAGCAAGTTCGCGCTGGAGGGCATGAGCGAGGCACTGGCCATGGAAGCCGCGCAGTTTGGCGTCAAGCTGACCATCGTCCAGCCCGGCGGCTACTGGACCGACCTGTACACCAGCATGACCTCGACCACGCCCTCGGAACCGTACAGCCCGCTACGCGCCGAGCTGGAAAAGCAGTGGGCCGAAGGCTCGATCGACAGCGAGCCGCACCTGGCCGCCGAGGCGGTACTGAAACTGGTTGACAGCGAGGACCCGCCGCTGCGACTGCTACTCGGCAGCATGGTCTACGACCTGGCCTTCGACATCTCCCGCCGGCGAATGGACACCTGGACCGGCTGGGAACAGGTCAGCCGCGCCGCCGAACACGCCGTCCTCGCCCCCGGAACCACCGGCTGA